The following is a genomic window from Zerene cesonia ecotype Mississippi chromosome 13, Zerene_cesonia_1.1, whole genome shotgun sequence.
atttcaCATCATCGTTTATACTCTACTTATAATGGAtgtttatcctactaattaaCATGCGAATTGCAGTGCtacgtatttttttctgaaattaAGGCTATCATCACCGTCGCTTTAGTGttaactttacaataatatttcggGCATCACTTCCAAAGACTTGGCATATATgccaataaacattttgaaaattagCATTCAGAGTATTTtcctgtgtttgattttacgcgagtatacatacatttagaaattaaaaactttttaacggattttaaacgcgatttattcattatattattaacccgacgtttcgaacactttacagcgagcgtgagCGTGACcgaaatccgttaaaaagtttttagatTCTAACTTAGCATTCAACACACAAAGAACTTGTAGTAGTCAACAATGACAATTCAACAtcgtttgttaaatttttcgcCATTTGATTGATAAATCGCTGTGCCAACACACgatttaacaaatttcttGTAAGAATTTGTCCAAATACTTATAACAATtggttgtaattttttttccactTAAATGGTCACCGATGCTCCCACTagcagtataaaataatacggtTTCATAAAACAAGGTTCCTGCATAACGTAACATTCAAAACTGTATTACAGCAGCGTTTAGTTTAGCACACAAACTTTTATCCTGTTTTGTCAATAtggaattattatacataataagtcGTTCAGCTGCTCcatcataaaacattattgaaattggCCAAATTGTGATAAAGTGGGAAAAATTGCTTGAAAGTctcgtattaattttttacctcTAAACAATACATTTCGTACAcctattgatattttttgttataggtAACGGCtgttattctttataaaattaataaaaaaaaaatggttgcctgtaaagtcggttttacgggcgaagattttacgtgacaacgtctttttttccAACGCCAAaacgctcgagaaagacaatcaatcaatgcgcctaattctctagcgctgcgcgcgcggcggaccgatcatagttcggtgactcatcgtaacgttaccgggcgttacacttttccatgagtgactccgagccgcaacctaatttaagacgttgtcacgtcaatatCTCACACTTTAAAAAGTCACTaactagaaattaataatatgttccAGCTTTATATATAGAGGATGGTGtaataaaatcacatttaaatacatctaCTCCAAATTTCTTTCATCGTTAGAGAACATTACTCGACATCACTCTTCTCTTCTATGTAGAAAAAACGAATAGGTTGATGctgataattatgatattggaATCAATTTATCTCATACGGTTATTTTTTGTCTCGTTGCAGACAAAAATGCAATCTAAGTTGGTAAGAATTAacgtgtatttttaattttctcttgCTATTGATATTAGAACTCAGAGGAAAAAAACTACTCATTGTCTGATCTTTATTCCTGTCGCATTTGACAACTGCTTGAGGCGTGTGAACAAAACCGGCCAAGTACCATAAGGACTCCCACAAGCTCCGAGGGTTTCGTAAAAACCTGTACGTAAAAGTTTTCTGTCCTTTGATTGTACACATAAATTTTGGAAATACAGTTCCTTTCTGGTAATTAAGGGTAATAGAGAAAATGTTTTCtgaagatttaaattttttagtgatagtccatttattttcACTTGGTCAAAATATGATCattgtaaatacaattaattattgtattcctttatttgcatatattttgaaaacgcATGGCgattgaaaacaatattttctattgagTCGCTTTGAAGCTTCAAATAAGAGCGTGgtgattgatttaattaattaaatatgcaatagcatattttaaaagggAATTTCAACATTCTTCAAAATGTGCATACAACTTTAGTCGCTTATACTTCTGGCTTGGTCAAAGATGTTCTTCATTAGTTAATGTAATACATAGTTATGTAATATATCTTGGACCAAGCCAatcgtatatttaattagaaattcaCTTCATATAAGttcgttttattatacaattaatatttattatgagtaAAACTAATTATTCGTCCGTTCTTAGAAGTGGGTATTCTTTCCTACTTACAATCACactgtaaatataaagaattgcTGGCCATcgataaaaatttcaatgtaaacTTGAAAGGGGTAGAGACAaacatataatgtaatatcacatccgttttattttctcaatcttataagataatattcaataagtaAGATTTATTTcctaaaacttattttaatgatgaGCGACGATGGGAGCGTGAGCGACGGGAGCGGCGTGGGCGGGAGCGGAGTTGGAGACCACAGCGTTGAAGCCGTTGTGTGGGTCAGCGGTGTACTCCACGCGGCGCACTGAGCCGTCAGCCTCGAGCAGCGAGTACTCGCCGTGCACGACGTCACCGTCGCGGCTCTCGTGCTGGGACTTGTTGTCGCCGGTGTGGCCGTCGGCTACGGAGTACGCGAAGTCGTACCTGGGGTGCGCCTGTACAAACATTCACAATATTATCACTTATCTATCCATTACCAAGTAGGTGAACTATTGTCAAATTATATGCTCTTGTGTAACTTACATCGTATTCCTCAACAGCGACATGGGCGGGAGCGGCATGGACGAGAGGAGCGGCGTGGACGACGGGAGCGGCGTGGGCAACGGCAACGCGAGCCGGAGCTGCGTATTGGACGGGGGCAACTACGCCATGACGGACAATGTTTTGGGAAGAGAGGGCGGCGCCAGAGTAATAGCGGGCGGGGGAGGAGTAGGCTACTGAGGCGACGGGAGCGGCGACAGCGATGGATGGCTGGTGTCTGATGATGTTCTGTGAGGAGACAGCCGCGGCGGACGAGTAGCGGGCGGGGGTGGCGTAGGCGACTGGGGCGGCTTGGTAGGCGACGGGAGCGGCGTGGTAGGCGACGGGGGCGGCTACAGCAAGGGGCTGCTCGTGGCGCACGATGCTCTGAGAGGAGACCGCGGCAGCTGGGGAGTAGTGGGCTGCGGGCAGCAGACCAGCTGAAGCAACTGCTAATACAGCGCTTACCAGAAATACCTAAAACAGAAGATTAATATCACAATCTACAacaattaactatttattttattcattattaatctATTTGGAAAGCACCCGGTTCaaaccatttttattacacacttACTTTAGAgaacatgtttattttactgtgTCACTACCACTGATACAATTGCTGTAAAAAGTTTCGCTTAAATACTCAATCAATTCGCACTCAAACAAGGTCGACAGGTCaggttttaacaaatattacttttattttcttaacaatcaattatttactACGATAAAACCAAGATTTTTACACATACGTCGTAGAAAGTTTTAATGGATTAACAACTTAAATATgaagcttataaaattttaaacttcgCACGTTTACAGTTTGTGctgaaacatataaattagcaTTTGTTGAGTTAGTTAGTCTATGTacagaataatatattgataaagcTTTAACATTGTCGAATTGCCTCGGCTGATACAACTCTTTCTTATTAGACAAAGGCAAGCatttatcacactaatatattaatgtgaaagtttgtttgtttgtatgtttgtccgcCAATCAGGCTGAAATTAccgaacagattttgataaacagatagggtatgagctgacttgggtgatacgACTCTTTTTATggcgattaaatgctcccttgggataaaataggaatccGGGTTGAGCCGGAATGAGCGTcaagtttgaaaataaaacatacactaCAAAATTTAAGACTGAacagaaacaataaatataacaaaagaacaaaaacaaagaaacatctattaattaaaattttattactgatagaacataaacaaaatggtTTTAGTACGTTAAGCTGAAGTTGCTAGCTCAGAATATTTTTGCGGAAGAACCTCTAACGCTGTGTATTCTACCAGAAGTTTTATTATAGGTTTATATAAGGTATATCTTAAGTATagcagtggtggttcagtggtgaaGACTTCGGAAttaaaatcgacaagtcggggttcgagactaggcgagcgtgcaggaaataaattgatttttcaatttatctgcgcatgcgTAACATCATCACTGTTTCAAAAgtggtgaaagaaaacattatgAAAAAACCGGAATGTCCAAAAAccgaaagttcgacgacatgtgacatctgcctaTATatgtgctgatgatgatgatgacgatcttaagagataaaaaaaaatttcgaaTTCAAAAAAGTAGTCGTTTAAATTACCATACGATTTCcccacaataaatatttgttaccgtaaaattgtaaatatcaaGGTTCACAATTTTTCGACAGCTTTCAGTAGGTTTTCGTTTTCTCATCACGCCTTTAaggtaacataaatattgtattattaataataaatgatatgatgaaaaattatgtttgctGCTACTCTAAGCCCTTTTTCATATGTCATCCTGTTTACCCCCTgccatcattttattttatatttaagttcaCGCGAATTGTAGTATGCTTTATCGTTGTGTTGTCATAGCGTTTGAATATTGAACACATCTAAAATTCGAgttgaaattaatgtaaacCTGTGTTATTGAAAGAAATGTGTATATTGCTCATTGTTAACATTCAAGTTTACGGAAATAAACAGAAAGTTCATTAGAATGCAGTTTTATCACTAAAATTGGTGTTAACAAAGGAAACGTAGCTGCTAGATAAAAACCATCGGCGATATATAAAGAGGGAGTTTTGTTTACACcctttttgataaaattacttttgattatatttttatttaaaataactcattTAATATCTCAGTAtcattggaataaaataaataatagtcaaaaatttaattagctAATATAGCTAACTTTTCACCGGCAGCTTTACCCGCGTAGTCCAGTGAAATGCCCATCGGAATACGATGTTTCACTGCGGCAtaagttatgtaataaaatactataaaacgtAGGTATGGAGGCAACTCTTATTATCTTTAGCCTCCTTACTATGGAGGTAATAGTAGCACACACAAAAGACAAAATCAATCATAAAATCTCAAAAGAacacaaccaaacaaacacattctcgcatttataatattatcctatcctactatcctactaatattataaatgcgaaagtttgtaaggatgtgtgtgtgtttgttgctctttcacgcaaagactactgaaccgattgcaatgaaatttggtacgtagatagctggacaactggaataacatataagcaactttttatccagatattcctacgggatacggacttacgcgggtgcgtaagctagtaatattataaatgcgaaggtttgtTACGCTTTTACGCTTTTTTGTGAACTTTAGACGAATGaatgatcattttttttataaatgattactacattaattacctaatatttttctttacttcatagcgggcaactgagctggtggttcgccggTGGTAACTTCACCACCGCTCATTAACATTCGCAGAACATGAACTGCGaattcgtttttttaatatggaaaggattgacgactatAGAGGAGGAATAGACTGGCAGGGTGATGAAAAGAATAAGGGCCAAAATTATcacattattttgatttattttccttaaataacatgtattgTATTAGataacattcaataaataagaattgtaGTAAACTTccttaaacttattttaatgatgaGCGACGATGGGAGCGTGAGCGACAGGAGCGGCGTGGGCGGGAGCGGAGTTGGAGACCACAGCGTTGAAGCCGTTGTGTGGGTCAGCGGTGTACTCCACGCGGCGCACTGAGCCGTCAGCCTCGAGCAGCGAGTACTCGCCGTGCACAACGTCACCGTCGCGGCTCTCGTGCTGGGACTTGTTGTCGCCGGTGTGGCCGTCGGCTACGGAGTACGCGAAGTCGTATCTGGGGTGCGCCTGTACAAACATTCACAATATATAACTCATCTATCTATAACCAAGTATGTGAACTATTGTCAAATTATATGCTCTTGTGTAACTTACATCGTATTCCTCAACAGCGACATGAGCGGGAGCGGCGTGGACGACGGGAGCGGCGTGGGCAACGGCAACGCGAGCGGGAGCTGCGTATTGGACGGGGGCAACTACGCCATGACGGACAATGTTTTGGGAAGAGAGGGCGGCGCCAGAGTAATAGCGGGCGGGGGAGGAGTAGGCTACGGAGGCGACGGGAGCGGCGACAGCGATGGATGGCTGGTGTCTGATGATGTTCTGTGAGGAGACAGCCGCGGCGGACGAGTAGCGGGCGGGGGTGGCGTAGGCGACTGGGGCGGCTTGGTAGGCAACGGGAGCGGCGTGGTAGGCGACGGGGGCGGCTACAGCAAGGGGCTGCTCGTGGCGCACGATGCTCTGAGAGGAGACCGCGGATGCGGGGGAGTAGTGAGCTGCGGGCAGCAGACCAGCTGAAGCAACTGCTAATACAGCGCTTACCACaaatacctataatataataataacattataatctaGATAGGCGATAAACcactttgataaaattttttaaacgcaTTTTTGTCACTTACTTTTGAGAACATTTTGATGgcaataattacttattactgATGTCGTGAATA
Proteins encoded in this region:
- the LOC119831558 gene encoding LOW QUALITY PROTEIN: uncharacterized protein LOC119831558 (The sequence of the model RefSeq protein was modified relative to this genomic sequence to represent the inferred CDS: substituted 2 bases at 2 genomic stop codons); this translates as MFSKVFVVSAVLAVASAGLLPAAHYSPASAVSSQSIVRHEQPLAVAAPVAYHAAPVAYQAAPVAYATPARYSSAAAVSSQNIIRHQPSIAVAAPVASVAYSSPARYYSGAALSSQNIVRHGVVAPVQYAAPARVAVAHAAPVVHAAPAHVAVEEYDVSYTRAYNLTIVHILGYRXMSYILXMFVQAHPRYDFAYSVADGHTGDNKSQHESRDGDVVHGEYSLLEADGSVRRVEYTADPHNGFNAVVSNSAPAHAAPVAHSIVRHEQPLAVAAPVAYHAAPVAYQAAPVAYATPARYSSAAAVSSQNIIRHQPSIAVAAPVASVAYSSPAPPARVAVAHAAPVVHAAPLVHAAPAHVAVEEYDAHPRYDFAYSVADGHTGDNKSQHESRDGDVVHGEYSLLEADGSVRRVEYTADPHNGFNAVVSNSAPAHAAPVAHAPIVAHH